CGTTCAAGAAATTTCTGTAGctcaatacttttcaatttcgcAAACCATTTGACAGTGCCAAATAAGGATGCACATGTGCTCAAATTGACTCTATTCAATGTCGCAGAGCATGTAAACGTTAAGATCAGTAATCAGAAAAATGACCTCTTGAAGAAAATAGGGCCATAACTGCATGTAATGGCACAAGATCGGTCATAGGATCTTATAAAATGCTGTTGCCATCACCTGGGTTGAGCAGTCTCCCCTTTATTTCTAGCTTGACTTTTCAAATTTGATTTGTGTCCTCTGAGAGGCCTTGTTGTACAAAATAAAACTtagaatatataatacaaatgcCTTAAACTAATTTGAATCATTATTTTGACACTAGAAACTTCTCCATTCATCAAAATACTTCTGGAAAAAATGGTCACTGTAACAAAGCTTGCAATCTAGTCTCAGCTCATGTATCATACAATAAGTAAATCAAAGTCAAAAGGATAAAGGGTCGAAAGGACATCTATCTGTTGAATTAgaaaagatattaataaaatttatatatacaaaaacgACTTAAAAGTAATCACAGCTGTCTGCGTTTACCTCAGGCACCCTTCAAAAAATAGTGCAGTCCGGTTGCTCTTCTTTTTAAGCTTTGGGTTCAAAATGACCTGCctcaaaagaaccaaaaattataattatcaaaaagTTGTTGGATGCTGCAAATATCGCTACCATTTGAATGTCATCCTTGCAATTGAACATACCAGGAGATCAAAAGGTCTTCTATCTTGAGCTTTAGTCTCTTCCTTAGTTGCATAGCTAATATATTCTTTTGTATCTTCTAAAACTATTATCTGCAGAGATAAAATGACAAGACAGTCGATAAGTTGGTTTCCCCCACTTCCTTGGTGTATGTTTTTGCAGGATGTAAATTTATATGAGAAAAGCCGAATTCAAATCATAATATCTATTGTATCTATTAACAACAAAATGGTGATCACTGAGTGGGTTCATCGATttctattcacaaatattattGTTAACAGCAACAGAAGGGTAATCGTTTGACCAAAAAGAAATACTTCTCCTTCAGATCAAGCAGCGAGTCAAGTAAAATTGGCCATAATGCAAAACACGTTTCTCTCGATTTTATGTCATGCATTGTTtcagaggaaaaataaaaataaaggcacggtctttttttttttttaataggtaaaagaaaaaaaagaaaagaaatgcacAATCTTGTGCACCAATGCAGCTTCAAGTTGCCACTACCAATACAAACTCTCACTAGTCAAAGCAATATGCTCAATATTTAGCTTCAAAACAGCCAAAGACACAGTACACGGAGCCCCATATCCTCCCATATAGTTTACTGGTAATATCCTCTATAGTTTAAAATGAAGACTGAGAGAACTAAAATGTCTACACGTGAACCTCATGCCAGAACAAACACAGCAATTATGAAACCATGTTTTTCTAGGCCTTTTCATCTCTTTTCCACACtacccaaaaggaaaatatgagatttagaATGGACAAAGAAGTGAAAAGCGAAACAGACCACTGTGAcccattaaagaaaaataattcaaaactgACCCTTAGAGGTATTCCAAGCTGAGGAGCAGCGAAGCCAACTCCAGGAGCCGTTCTCATAACCTTAACCATGTCATCAATTATCTTCTGAATCCGCTCCGACCcaatttcttcaatttcaaCTTCCCTGGCCGGTTCGTGAAGAACCGGGTCACCCGACTTCACGATATCTGGCAAGCtcgtcttcttctcttctccgaGTCCCAGAAGCCAACCTGCTCTGGTAATCGATGTCGACAACGTACTATACGGTTTCCGGGTCGTGAAAGCGGTATTGAAGGGCGACTTCGGGTAGGAAAATTCCGGTGCCAAAATGGGTATATGGATTCTCCGAAAAATCGGGGTCTTTGTAGTCGGATTGAGGAATTTATCGGCGATGGATATGGGGCGGAGACGAAGGAAGGTCTCCATAGCCgtatcttattttgatttccTTGGATAAAATTCGTATTGGTGGAGGGTTTAAGGCCCAACGGCAATATAATTACGATACTGCCACAAAGTGCGCTGTTGGTTTACgctgggcttgggcttgggcttgggcttgggcgttatataataaaataaagagaaattttatttaccgGGTTACTGTTTACTCTCACAtcctatatttatattttttttcataagatgtgggataataaatagtaactaatgagaataatttttataaaataaatattaacattttttcaACTTATCTGTTGTTGAATGATTCAAATTTGGatagagataaaaataatattaaatatttatttgagaaCTAAGTTATTTGATATCTTACACCGAAAATATACAGATATTGTAagagtttaatattttcatatatgaaaGCTTCCTTATTAGAGCATCTTCATTGACTTGGCTAAATGAAGAggttagctaaaatttagataatttataccAAAAAGACTCTACATTGAATTGgctattttcaaaataatttggaTTTCTACTATAATGATTGGCCAAATATATACAACTACAATTggttcaccaaacattaaaatactaatttctcactccaactACACACACGGGAACGACAACAAAATGCGGGAATATTTCTCACCCGTAACTCTTTCTTCACTTTggttagtgaataagaaatttagataagtataatctcaattttttgttattagcattaaatgacatttgaaactatgatttttttaatattaatttaattagaatataattattattaatattaaattggtagaattataaaatgtgatacaaataaattaaataaaaaaattattaatttaataatattttattattatatagatagtgaatggctaatccaatgtggagattgaatttaaatagaatatgtaaatataaaaaattgtgatattgactaaattttaaagatagatTTAATCAATCCAATAAAAATGCTCTTAATATACGTGCGATCTAGAATACCAAATATACCTTTTTTTCTTAAGGAAATATGTCTTTTAGTTTCATAGAagtgtttaatatttttatagaaaccCAACCTActatatattttgagaaatgagaaggTCCTCGTGACGTGAACTTAGGACTAAAATATACTCTAAAAAGCTCAATTAACTTCTCCGTCTTTGTTCCATTTTCGGagaattttgatttaaaatggttttttatttttccactcTTAAGTAATAATGGCTGGGGTTTAAATGAGCCAAACACGTCGCGGggtctaatataaaatattttcttttccttttcattaaATGTAGTGGTTGGCGAGTGCTTTAacccattatttaaaaaaaaaaaaaaaaaaagggttatcCACATGAAAGGTGCATTAGTGACACTAGGCTAGGCTCCATTTGTAACTGAGACAGAcgtgaaattaattaattataatctaatttcatattcaaacacacaactctcaaatcattaaatttattttaaatcaaaatttttttatacatagaatccacaactttttttttaattcaacaccTTTTACATGTAAGACTcgtaactttttttaatttttcataaatatatttaaacacatcttaGGTAGGCTTCACAAAACTTACTcaaccatctcaacttaaaattatttataaaaaacttaactcatctcaactcaatatgATATCAAAGCGGGGCTTATATAGTTGTTAAATGGTGCAATATTACAGTGAGATGCAAATAACATAAGTTTGCACTATATagcataatttcaaatttagaataATTCTCAACTGATTCTAGTGACAAAAAGTTTTAAACTCGTATTTTTGCGAAGATATTATAAGAGGGAGATATGGAAATCAAAtcgaaaacaagaaaaaaatggcAACCCATGCATGCGCCAGTGCAATTCATTCCTGATCCTACTTATCTGACATCTATGATTTAAGGCATCCGCCGTGATGATGACTACTTACCATACTCATCAATAAGTGCTCACACGTGCAACATTGTTGTGAAATACTATGCAAAATAtacacaccaacgatgacaaataaagtaaaagcaacacaatcaagaacacgacacagtatttacgtggttcggcaaattgcctacgtccacatgagctgcagaaatcttattaactagaggagattacaatcactcaatctcaactcacactctctagggcttttgctctctcacacaatatgcactcacaagacaattgttctctctcaaaatatgcttctGGCCGtacaacacaagtctaatatgacatatatatagtgagtggcgctGGAAACCCTAATATGGCAAAATCTGcatacttcgctcgagcggagtgtcgagcgcgactcgagcgaacagccaaatgaacattggctcgagcggagtgtcaagcgaacactagggtttgtgtctcgctcgagcggagtgtcaagcgaacactagggtttgtgtctcgctcgagcggagtgtcgagcgaacctctctgacttgccttcgctcgagcggtctgtcgagcgaaGTCAAGCGAACTTGGCTCaagccaactgtcgagccaactttcagcaaacactttttcagctccaaaccagtctccacatataccccaacaatctcccacttggagactgggtctccacatgccagccattgtttccagccaagccctatcatctctgcagctcacagctcccgtcttcaagctagaagacgcACTGAAGTCAAGCCCGACTTCAGTCTTCCACATACATCGCCCTTAGggcgactcacaactcccactgcactaggagtatccggtctcgaaccgatcttggcaaccttagccaactttcccagactttcatgaggaacgacaaagctgactccctttggcttcctcacatgtttcgcGCGACCAAGCCtgcctttttgcactcttgtatttccctGCACATCACTGGATCCCGATGTCAAATACAAAgaattagatctcttaccatgcgctaAGACCAGCGCACCCTTAGTAATCTTCCAAACCCCTCCAGAGAACGCTACTGCAAAACCGCTGTCATCAAGCTGTCCCACagagatcaggtttttcttcagatttggaacatgtctaacttgctgtaaagtccacacgctcctgtttggaagtgtgatatgcacatcacccactcctaCTACATCCAGTGCCTTTCCATCAGCCGtatacatcttcccaaaatcaccagcaacataattctgcatgatttctcgaTGTGAAGTACTATGGAACGAAGACCCTGAATctaacacccaatcatcaatcggactgtgcactgcaagaagtaaggcatcatgaatttcttctgccactacattcacagcatcatcatcagaactttcttgattcctgcagtttctcttgatgtggcccggcttgccacaactccagcatGTGATCTGCTGTCCAGATCTCATCTTGCTATTTCCCCTACTCTTGGAGCTTGACTTGCCATGTCCTCTGCCTCTATTGTCAACAATCAAGGCAGATCCTGAACTCGAGGACTCACCAAAGTCTCTCCTACGTACTTCTTCAGCAAGCACCATGTCACGTATGTCATCGTAGTTCAGTTTTGCCTTGccggctgaactactcacagccatcctcatggcctcccaactatttggcaacgatgccaacaaaatcaatgctctgatctcatcatcaaactcaatctctacagaagacagttgatttgtgatcgtattgaattcattcaagtgttgggctacagacataccttcagacatcttcagattgaacaatttcttcatcaagtgcaccttattgttcgcagacggcttttcatacatacctgacaaagtcgccatgagatccaccgtggttctctccttactgacattgtgtgccactgttcTCGACAAAGTCAGCCGAACAAGACCTAGAACCTGTCGATCTAACAGGGTCCACTCAGCATCAGTCATGCTCTccggcttctttcccaacagtggaaggtggagcctcttcccatagagataatcctcaatctgcatcttccagtatccaaaatcagtgccgtcaaacttctcgatcccgGGTGCGTTTACAttatctccagccatcattctctttcagatccgaccttggctcttgataccagttgttgtgaaATACTATACAAAgtacacacaccaacgatgacaaataaagtaaaagcaacacaatcaagaacacgacacagtatttacgtggttcgacaaattgcctacgtccacaggagctgcagaaatcttattaaccagagaagattacaatcactcaatctcaactcacactctcacACAAAATGCACTCAcaagacaattgttctctctcaaaatatgcttctGGCCGtacaacacaagtctaatatgacatatatatagtgagtggcgctGGAAACCCTAATATGGCAAAATCTGcatacttcgctcgagcggagtgtcgagcgcgactcgagcgaacagccaaatgaacattggctcgagcggagtgtcaagcgaacactagggtttgtgtctcgctcgagcggagtgtcgagcgagactcgaacgaacctctctgacttgccttcgctcgagcggtctgtcgagcgaagtcgagcgaacttggctcaagccaactgtcgagccaactttcagcaaacactttttcagctccaaaccAGTCTCTACATATACCCCAACACAACATGACACGTCCATCATGTTTATTGGATACACCATGTGCATGCAATGCATCTATACACAATTATGGAGTTTG
Above is a genomic segment from Juglans microcarpa x Juglans regia isolate MS1-56 chromosome 1D, Jm3101_v1.0, whole genome shotgun sequence containing:
- the LOC121260676 gene encoding peptide deformylase 1A, chloroplastic isoform X1, with amino-acid sequence METFLRLRPISIADKFLNPTTKTPYPKSPFNTAFTTRKPYSTLSTSITRAGWLLGLGEEKKTSLPDIVKSGDPVLHEPAREVEIEEIGSERIQKIIDDMVKVMRTAPGVGFAAPQLGIPLRIIVLEDTKEYISYATKEETKAQDRRPFDLLVILNPKLKKKSNRTALFFEGCLRPLRGHKSNLKSQARNKGETAQPSVDGFRAVVERYLDVEVAGLDRYGQPIKIDASGWQARILQHECDHLEGTLYVDKMISKTFRTVENLDLPLADGCPKLGVR
- the LOC121260676 gene encoding peptide deformylase 1A, chloroplastic isoform X2 produces the protein METFLRLRPISIADKFLNPTTKTPYPKSPFNTAFTTRKPYSTLSTSITRAGWLLGLGEEKKTSLPDIVKSGDPVLHEPAREVEIEEIGSERIQKIIDDMVKVMRTAPGVGFAAPQLGIPLRIIVLEDTKEYISYATKEETKAQDRRPFDLLVILNPKLKKKSNRTALFFEGCLSVDGFRAVVERYLDVEVAGLDRYGQPIKIDASGWQARILQHECDHLEGTLYVDKMISKTFRTVENLDLPLADGCPKLGVR